In a genomic window of Anoxybacter fermentans:
- a CDS encoding SpoIID/LytB domain-containing protein — MSRQSNNWTKLIIIFICLIFIFTAIGMADARKPNLHPFKDEVESLVLLKVLPAKSWNPAKPVTYKDYLQLIEKLFNGRSKISLVNLTEKLTFPDEPITYYDALTIAGMFLGYDKESSYAKVKEITEELKKSDSAQITGYEMAYIFYRLLYTNRVGQNKTLLEERYLVGSNEMVTSRVLQVKANEVILEDEGAIPLAPDLQVFHRKNNQIKPASFSNMAVGLSGLKFLFNEKGQVQTVILPEKLFPEKIRVLLSHELNNLGSSKSYDFKEIRIKANQPFKIITRKKGQERIILVAETGETITFTNQNGGIKIVTGNFSEIVKGRVYLKSYFKHNIHFDPLLSTPRHTNVVLYAGTLEIIPSNKAGYLYLINELPLEDYLKKVVPGQIPSRWGKEAFKVQAIAARSYAIAQVSRGKFNDKSANLDDSTASQLYNNFQENQIVNEAVDETRGIVAMHNGHVIDAVYFSTSAGYTANNEEVWHNSRTGSFPGEPIPYLRAKSQIIDVSVADLTNEKNALSFFKDQSLKSFDFASPYYRWKLELTRKELENTINKNLPLRERADQLLGTDFIKTITGKPVNPSDLQFSIGKLKDIRVIQRGEGGNVMVLDIVGTNGTYRVMKEYNIRFLIRPRKDMTGSSKDVILYCHDGSKIKNYSILPSAFFAFEIIRNGQNDIEKIIFYGGGNGHGVGMSQWGIKGMVDRGYTYEEILKHYYTDIVLKKIY, encoded by the coding sequence ATGTCCAGGCAATCAAATAATTGGACAAAACTTATTATAATTTTCATATGTCTCATATTTATTTTTACAGCAATAGGTATGGCAGATGCCAGAAAGCCAAATCTTCATCCTTTTAAAGATGAAGTAGAATCCTTGGTCCTTCTTAAAGTTTTACCAGCGAAGAGTTGGAATCCGGCAAAACCGGTTACATATAAAGATTACCTTCAATTGATTGAGAAGTTATTTAACGGTCGAAGTAAGATTTCTTTAGTTAATCTTACTGAAAAACTAACATTTCCCGATGAACCCATTACATATTATGATGCTCTAACAATTGCGGGAATGTTTCTAGGTTATGACAAAGAGTCAAGTTATGCGAAAGTTAAAGAGATAACTGAAGAGTTGAAAAAATCCGATTCAGCTCAGATTACCGGTTATGAGATGGCATATATTTTTTACAGATTACTTTATACTAACCGGGTAGGGCAGAATAAGACTCTTTTAGAAGAGAGATATCTTGTAGGAAGTAATGAGATGGTCACTTCCCGGGTCTTGCAGGTTAAGGCCAATGAGGTTATTTTAGAAGATGAAGGAGCTATACCGCTGGCCCCAGATCTTCAGGTATTTCACCGGAAAAATAACCAAATCAAACCTGCCAGTTTTTCCAATATGGCTGTTGGACTTTCCGGTCTTAAATTCCTTTTTAATGAAAAAGGTCAGGTTCAGACTGTTATCTTACCGGAAAAACTTTTCCCCGAAAAAATCCGGGTTCTTTTAAGTCACGAATTGAATAATCTGGGAAGTAGCAAATCTTATGATTTTAAAGAGATAAGGATTAAAGCTAATCAGCCTTTTAAGATTATTACCCGTAAAAAGGGACAGGAGAGAATTATTTTAGTCGCAGAAACCGGAGAGACAATTACTTTTACTAATCAGAATGGCGGAATTAAAATTGTTACTGGCAATTTCAGTGAGATTGTAAAAGGTCGGGTATATCTCAAATCTTACTTTAAACATAACATTCATTTTGATCCATTGTTAAGTACACCACGTCATACCAATGTGGTACTTTACGCAGGTACACTGGAGATTATTCCTTCAAATAAAGCGGGTTATCTTTATTTAATCAATGAATTGCCCCTTGAGGACTATTTAAAGAAGGTGGTACCGGGCCAGATTCCTTCAAGATGGGGCAAAGAGGCCTTTAAAGTACAGGCTATAGCAGCCCGTTCCTATGCCATTGCCCAGGTGAGTAGGGGTAAGTTCAATGATAAATCGGCTAACTTAGATGATAGTACTGCTTCTCAGTTGTATAATAATTTTCAGGAAAATCAGATAGTTAATGAAGCGGTTGATGAAACCCGGGGTATTGTAGCTATGCATAATGGACATGTAATCGATGCAGTTTACTTTTCTACTTCGGCTGGTTATACTGCTAACAATGAAGAAGTATGGCATAATTCGCGAACCGGATCTTTTCCTGGTGAACCGATTCCATATTTACGGGCCAAGTCACAGATTATTGATGTTTCTGTAGCTGATTTGACTAATGAAAAAAATGCTCTTTCTTTCTTTAAGGATCAGTCTTTAAAGAGTTTTGATTTTGCTTCTCCTTATTATCGCTGGAAACTGGAGCTGACCCGCAAAGAGCTGGAAAATACCATAAATAAGAATCTTCCTCTGCGGGAAAGAGCAGATCAACTCCTTGGAACTGATTTTATAAAAACAATTACCGGAAAGCCCGTAAATCCATCTGATTTGCAATTCTCAATTGGAAAATTGAAAGATATAAGGGTTATCCAGAGAGGTGAAGGCGGTAATGTTATGGTTTTAGATATAGTCGGAACCAATGGAACTTACCGGGTAATGAAGGAATATAATATTCGCTTTCTCATTCGCCCCAGAAAAGATATGACCGGTTCATCTAAGGATGTAATTTTATACTGTCATGATGGAAGTAAAATAAAGAATTATTCTATTCTCCCCAGTGCTTTTTTTGCTTTTGAGATTATTCGCAATGGGCAAAATGATATTGAGAAAATCATATTTTATGGAGGCGGTAATGGCCACGGGGTGGGTATGAGCCAGTGGGGAATAAAAGGTATGGTCGACAGGGGTTATACTTATGAAGAGATTTTAAAGCATTACTATACTGATATTGTGTTAAAAAAGATTTATTAG
- a CDS encoding ISL3 family transposase, with the protein MQYNNIIKFLDLPDIIATEIISTEDRYIFIAEAKKNHIVCPQCGNITNKIHDTKWQNIRDIPIRGKLVIIRLLKKRYRCPYCHKRGIPEKYESIDKYARKTKRFDKYLAKETVSKDYSKVARENGLSYTAVNNAVKKVVDPLIKQQVSKLSQLKAINIDEFAVLKRHKYGVSITDPINRELIDILPTRKKDDLIDYFNCWEDEQRRQIQSISMDMWRPFKAVADAAFTHAKIVIDKFHLVTLMNRALDEVRKQVQQTVNNHQRRKFFQSRLLLQKRAEELTDEEHEKLIKLFELSPALEKAWELKEEFRDLLQLDDVKEATRALKRWYKEVIKSKLMPFYQVKKIIQRWEEKILNYFKTKITNGFAEGINNKIKLIKRIGYGVPNVMNLRRRVFNAMLSY; encoded by the coding sequence ATGCAATATAATAATATCATAAAATTTCTTGATTTGCCAGACATTATTGCAACTGAAATTATTTCAACGGAGGACAGATATATTTTTATCGCTGAAGCAAAGAAAAATCACATTGTGTGTCCTCAGTGTGGTAATATCACTAATAAAATCCATGATACAAAATGGCAAAATATTAGAGACATCCCCATAAGAGGTAAACTAGTAATCATTAGACTTCTAAAAAAAAGATATCGTTGTCCTTATTGTCATAAGAGGGGTATCCCTGAAAAATATGAAAGTATTGATAAATATGCCCGTAAAACCAAACGCTTTGATAAATATCTTGCTAAAGAAACTGTCAGCAAGGATTATTCTAAAGTTGCTAGAGAAAACGGGTTAAGTTATACAGCTGTTAATAATGCAGTTAAAAAAGTAGTTGACCCTCTCATTAAACAACAAGTTTCAAAACTTAGTCAATTAAAAGCCATCAATATCGATGAATTTGCAGTTTTAAAACGCCATAAATATGGAGTTAGCATTACAGATCCAATTAATCGGGAGTTAATTGACATTTTACCTACTCGCAAAAAGGATGATTTAATTGACTACTTTAATTGTTGGGAAGATGAACAAAGACGACAGATTCAATCGATCTCTATGGATATGTGGCGGCCGTTCAAAGCAGTAGCAGATGCAGCATTTACTCATGCAAAAATTGTTATAGATAAATTTCATCTTGTAACTTTAATGAACAGAGCCCTTGATGAAGTTAGAAAACAAGTTCAACAAACAGTAAATAATCATCAGAGAAGAAAGTTTTTTCAAAGTCGTTTATTACTCCAAAAACGAGCTGAAGAATTGACAGATGAAGAACATGAAAAGCTCATCAAATTATTTGAACTCAGTCCAGCTCTAGAAAAGGCCTGGGAATTAAAAGAGGAATTCAGAGACCTATTGCAGCTAGATGATGTGAAAGAAGCCACCAGAGCTCTAAAAAGGTGGTATAAAGAAGTAATAAAAAGCAAGCTGATGCCTTTTTACCAGGTAAAAAAGATAATACAAAGATGGGAAGAAAAAATACTAAATTATTTTAAGACTAAGATAACCAATGGCTTTGCTGAGGGTATCAATAACAAGATTAAATTGATCAAAAGGATTGGATATGGTGTTCCAAATGTTATGAATCTAAGGAGAAGAGTATTTAATGCAATGTTAAGTTATTAA
- a CDS encoding TldD/PmbA family protein, which translates to MEKLLKDALTKTKQAEVYWVEEETLPIKFNSNQITRINGKKIRGVCLRVIDKESRLGIATATDLDREDLINRALLSARYGDKTEIKFPNEKGSEVQCYDPKVANLTAEEMIEQGQSMLNTILEIDSTIKCDLVLSKNIQKVKILNSSGLDINYERTNFTISITSRGEDGFGEFSDFDIYSKHFVFDRSRLERFVYYHQLGKKKFKVKTGKMDIIFNPGAMWPLLYRVFAGVNGMAVNKGITPLKDRLGEEIFSPLINIVDDPTYPWGLGTTPYDDEGSVARRTSVVENGILKSYLFDLDSAARYGTISTGNGFKKTLFDKGIDQQPATYVSNFILLPGESTFDQMVKTIKKGIIVNQVMGGHTGNILAGEFGLNIGSGFLVENGEIKGKVMDAMVSGNIYDLFKRVTMVGQKLQATQAVFYGFGYTPAILVPELTVAGSEK; encoded by the coding sequence ATGGAAAAATTATTAAAAGATGCACTTACTAAAACTAAACAGGCAGAAGTTTATTGGGTTGAAGAAGAAACTTTACCCATTAAGTTTAATAGTAATCAAATAACCCGGATTAACGGAAAAAAAATTCGGGGTGTCTGTCTTAGAGTGATTGATAAAGAAAGTCGTCTTGGAATTGCTACTGCAACAGACTTAGATCGGGAAGATTTAATTAACCGTGCCCTACTGTCAGCCCGTTATGGTGATAAAACAGAGATTAAATTTCCCAATGAAAAAGGTTCAGAGGTTCAATGTTATGATCCGAAAGTTGCTAATCTGACTGCAGAAGAGATGATAGAACAGGGTCAGAGCATGCTAAATACAATCCTGGAAATAGATTCAACTATTAAATGTGATTTAGTCTTAAGTAAAAATATTCAGAAAGTAAAGATACTTAACTCATCTGGTCTCGATATTAATTATGAAAGAACTAATTTCACAATTTCCATTACCAGTCGAGGAGAAGATGGTTTTGGGGAATTTAGTGATTTTGATATTTATAGTAAGCATTTCGTATTTGACCGGTCTAGATTAGAAAGGTTTGTCTATTATCATCAACTTGGTAAAAAGAAGTTTAAGGTCAAAACTGGGAAGATGGACATTATCTTTAATCCGGGTGCTATGTGGCCTTTATTGTATCGGGTTTTTGCCGGAGTTAACGGTATGGCGGTAAATAAAGGTATAACTCCCCTTAAGGATCGTTTAGGTGAAGAAATTTTTAGTCCACTAATTAACATAGTAGATGATCCCACTTATCCCTGGGGGTTGGGTACTACGCCATATGATGATGAAGGTAGTGTAGCAAGGCGTACATCGGTGGTAGAGAACGGAATTTTGAAAAGTTATCTCTTTGATCTGGATTCTGCGGCTCGATATGGTACAATCAGTACAGGCAATGGATTTAAAAAGACTCTTTTTGATAAAGGGATTGATCAACAGCCAGCAACTTATGTTTCTAATTTTATACTTTTGCCAGGTGAAAGCACCTTTGATCAGATGGTGAAAACTATCAAAAAGGGAATTATTGTTAATCAGGTTATGGGTGGTCATACTGGTAATATTCTGGCTGGAGAGTTTGGCCTTAATATTGGCAGCGGTTTTCTTGTTGAAAATGGAGAGATTAAAGGTAAAGTTATGGATGCTATGGTTTCTGGTAATATTTATGATCTTTTTAAGCGGGTTACAATGGTTGGTCAAAAACTTCAGGCTACTCAGGCTGTCTTCTACGGTTTTGGTTATACTCCTGCAATTTTGGTTCCAGAATTAACGGTTGCAGGTAGTGAAAAATAA
- a CDS encoding penicillin-binding transpeptidase domain-containing protein, protein MRKKISIGLLMILIILLISGCVFFRPDPDETAQVFLRGLENGQYEEIYQMLSSEAKARVKKDFFVNRYRETYEQLGKIELKLEMVRPADGQKWEIKDNRVEIPVKGKMLTWTVGEINMDQILHLVYEEKEWRIDWKSTNILPQLSDLSYSLAVTRLPAERGNIYDRNGEKLVGPGIIYRIGLVPGKMENWDEAINSLAKLLDMTPERIEQALQQKWVRPDLFVPLRSITKDEWLTKKDKFLAIPGVLASSYEGRVYFGPKSLAPTVGYLGEINQKELQDWATEGYELGDKVGRTGLEKKFEKFLAGKPGYMIRILDKEGKEQAMVKFTRSQKGNDLILTIDQRLQKISELAMGERSGVVIAMVPETGEILALGSFPGYDVNEFLLGKSSTHLSKILNDPAKPLVNRPIQGRYIPGSTFKPLTALAALEFYPEYDPEKKVEISEDTWRAEPGWGSYRVKRVSRPTGPVDLYGAMKWSDNIYFAQLAYRMGSEPLFKIAERVGFGQKIPFTLDVAYSTLASRKPITNTILLADTGYGQGQILMTPLHLAIIYSAIATDGKLRKPVLLSIEEKAKVWKDTIASSENLTLLQDVLKVTVQDETALAHTAYIPGLNLAGKTGTAQLSEGRVMGWFVCYYPASGPEFLLLVGIEDANNGSQEAIEVARQILMEYYQNNLDNKQESLNQ, encoded by the coding sequence GTGAGAAAGAAAATCAGTATTGGTTTATTGATGATCTTAATTATATTGTTAATAAGTGGCTGTGTATTTTTTAGACCAGATCCTGATGAAACAGCTCAGGTTTTTTTGCGCGGGTTGGAAAATGGACAATATGAAGAAATTTATCAAATGTTGAGCAGTGAGGCAAAAGCCAGGGTTAAAAAAGACTTTTTTGTCAATCGGTATAGGGAGACTTATGAGCAGCTTGGAAAGATTGAACTGAAACTTGAGATGGTTAGACCTGCTGATGGCCAGAAATGGGAGATTAAAGATAATCGGGTAGAGATACCTGTTAAGGGGAAGATGTTAACCTGGACTGTGGGCGAGATTAATATGGATCAAATCCTTCATTTGGTGTATGAAGAAAAGGAATGGCGAATTGATTGGAAGTCAACCAATATTTTGCCCCAACTTTCAGATTTGAGTTACAGTCTGGCAGTTACCCGTCTTCCTGCAGAGCGGGGTAATATCTATGACAGAAATGGAGAGAAATTGGTTGGCCCGGGAATTATCTACCGGATTGGATTGGTTCCAGGTAAAATGGAAAATTGGGATGAGGCTATAAACAGCCTGGCAAAACTGTTGGATATGACTCCTGAACGAATTGAACAGGCTTTACAGCAAAAATGGGTCAGGCCAGACCTCTTTGTTCCCCTCCGTTCAATCACAAAAGATGAGTGGTTAACAAAAAAAGATAAATTTCTGGCCATTCCTGGAGTTTTAGCTTCCAGCTATGAAGGAAGGGTTTACTTTGGACCAAAAAGTTTAGCTCCTACAGTGGGCTATTTGGGGGAGATTAACCAAAAAGAACTTCAGGACTGGGCGACAGAAGGGTATGAATTGGGGGATAAGGTTGGTCGTACTGGTTTAGAGAAAAAATTTGAAAAATTTCTTGCTGGTAAACCGGGATATATGATCAGAATTTTAGATAAGGAAGGCAAAGAACAGGCAATGGTTAAATTTACCCGGAGTCAGAAGGGGAATGATCTTATTTTAACTATAGATCAAAGGTTGCAGAAAATTAGCGAATTAGCTATGGGAGAACGGAGTGGTGTAGTGATTGCAATGGTGCCGGAGACAGGTGAGATTCTGGCACTGGGGAGTTTTCCTGGTTATGATGTTAATGAATTCCTTCTGGGTAAGTCTTCAACCCATTTGAGTAAAATTTTAAATGATCCAGCAAAACCATTGGTAAATCGACCAATTCAGGGAAGATATATTCCAGGATCAACATTTAAACCTCTGACAGCTCTGGCAGCTTTAGAATTTTATCCTGAATATGACCCAGAGAAAAAAGTGGAGATTTCAGAAGATACCTGGCGGGCTGAACCAGGCTGGGGTAGTTACCGTGTTAAGAGGGTATCGCGACCTACAGGGCCAGTTGACCTTTATGGTGCCATGAAGTGGTCAGATAATATCTATTTTGCACAACTTGCATATAGAATGGGAAGTGAACCTCTCTTTAAGATCGCTGAACGGGTAGGATTTGGTCAAAAGATTCCCTTTACATTAGATGTGGCTTATTCTACTTTGGCATCCAGGAAACCTATTACCAATACTATTTTATTGGCTGATACCGGGTACGGTCAAGGCCAGATATTAATGACTCCCTTACACCTTGCCATAATTTATTCAGCCATTGCTACAGATGGTAAACTGCGTAAGCCAGTTCTGTTATCTATTGAAGAAAAAGCTAAAGTATGGAAAGATACTATTGCTTCTTCTGAGAATCTTACTCTTCTTCAGGATGTGTTAAAAGTTACAGTTCAGGATGAGACCGCTTTAGCTCATACGGCCTATATTCCGGGACTGAATCTGGCGGGAAAGACTGGAACAGCTCAATTATCAGAAGGACGGGTTATGGGGTGGTTTGTCTGCTACTATCCTGCATCTGGCCCGGAATTTCTCCTCCTTGTGGGAATTGAGGATGCAAATAATGGGAGTCAGGAAGCAATTGAAGTAGCAAGGCAAATTCTAATGGAATATTATCAGAATAATCTTGATAATAAGCAGGAATCTTTGAACCAATAG
- a CDS encoding DUF445 family protein: MKASIFIVSPLVGAGIGYITNWIAIKMLFRPIKPVRIFGKEISSLQGVIPKRHKDLARSIGKTVGEHLLTEDAFQNILETPETRERIRKLVQDGARHLQKEERTVDELLEFVIPDFKVREEMFKELSDYIVTLILEIIRSEKTIEVLERYLTERIFQDKEEFLSSDYYQKLKYDIREYLLTGLKSPIVLERINLFLHTRIIDWQNSEKQLKNLIPKNIVNGIKAFLLDQGPKFTEQIMAYLTSAETKSQIKKRIDQFFDQSLLMGLLGKFFADRDKIAEQLINQIADFINDPLNQYELLKKINDVIDTILDTRVSELANRIDEKVVLSISEFLFNKMTSREFIDNCLDNLENLILTTKKLEESICQAAVVQEVSFNSNEVLESKKTGRFIRQLLIDFLNADFVEKVISKLIKDQLRALRQQQVKSFFANLKLTTIKKVENGVLDLLNFVNRNYLGKIINAINFDKLVEEKVLSFELEEMEALVLQVMSVELRAITLFGFYLGLLMGFVTPLINLLFG, from the coding sequence GTGAAAGCTTCAATTTTTATAGTAAGTCCTCTGGTAGGGGCGGGGATTGGATATATTACCAACTGGATTGCCATTAAGATGCTTTTTCGTCCAATTAAACCTGTTCGAATTTTTGGTAAAGAAATTTCCAGTTTGCAGGGAGTAATACCTAAACGGCATAAGGATTTAGCCAGAAGTATTGGGAAGACTGTAGGGGAACATTTATTGACAGAAGATGCTTTTCAAAATATTTTAGAAACTCCTGAGACCCGGGAACGAATCAGAAAACTGGTACAAGACGGGGCTCGTCACTTGCAAAAAGAGGAGCGGACTGTTGATGAACTTTTAGAATTTGTTATTCCAGATTTTAAAGTACGAGAGGAGATGTTTAAAGAATTAAGTGATTATATTGTTACTCTAATTTTAGAGATCATTCGTTCTGAAAAAACTATTGAAGTTCTTGAGAGATATTTGACCGAAAGGATTTTTCAGGATAAAGAAGAGTTTCTCAGTTCTGATTACTATCAAAAGTTAAAATATGATATTCGTGAGTATCTGTTGACAGGTCTAAAAAGTCCGATTGTTTTAGAAAGGATTAATCTTTTTTTACACACCCGAATTATAGATTGGCAGAATAGTGAAAAACAGCTTAAAAATTTGATTCCTAAAAATATAGTCAATGGAATTAAGGCCTTTTTATTAGATCAGGGACCAAAATTTACAGAACAGATCATGGCCTATCTAACTTCTGCTGAGACCAAAAGCCAGATTAAGAAGAGAATAGATCAGTTTTTTGATCAAAGTTTATTGATGGGTCTATTGGGTAAATTTTTTGCTGATCGGGATAAGATTGCAGAACAGCTTATAAATCAGATAGCTGATTTTATCAATGACCCATTAAATCAATATGAATTGTTGAAAAAGATAAATGATGTTATAGATACCATACTGGATACCAGGGTTTCAGAGTTGGCCAATCGGATTGATGAAAAGGTAGTTTTAAGCATTAGTGAATTTCTCTTTAATAAAATGACTTCCAGGGAATTTATAGATAATTGTCTTGATAATTTAGAGAATTTAATTTTAACTACGAAAAAGTTAGAAGAATCAATATGTCAAGCTGCTGTAGTTCAGGAAGTTTCTTTTAACTCAAATGAAGTTTTAGAATCTAAAAAGACTGGACGATTTATCAGGCAGTTATTGATAGATTTTCTTAATGCTGATTTTGTTGAGAAAGTGATTAGCAAATTAATCAAAGATCAATTGAGAGCTCTTCGTCAGCAGCAGGTTAAATCTTTTTTTGCTAATCTGAAACTGACCACCATTAAGAAAGTAGAGAACGGGGTATTGGACCTGTTGAATTTTGTAAATCGTAATTATTTGGGTAAGATTATCAATGCTATAAATTTTGATAAATTAGTAGAGGAGAAAGTTTTATCATTTGAGTTAGAAGAGATGGAAGCTTTAGTTTTACAGGTAATGAGTGTTGAATTGCGTGCCATTACCCTATTTGGTTTTTATCTTGGATTGCTGATGGGTTTTGTTACACCGTTAATAAACCTTTTGTTTGGTTAA
- a CDS encoding HD-GYP domain-containing protein translates to MRILLKNSGFAKEIAMGALYYHERFDRGGYLCGLAGVGIPLVARMIAVADTFEALTGYRFYCRPVE, encoded by the coding sequence TTGAGAATATTACTAAAAAACTCAGGATTTGCAAAAGAAATTGCAATGGGTGCCCTGTATTATCATGAGAGGTTTGACAGGGGTGGATATTTGTGCGGCCTGGCAGGAGTGGGGATACCTTTAGTAGCCAGAATGATTGCCGTTGCTGATACCTTTGAGGCGTTAACTGGCTATAGATTCTATTGCAGACCGGTTGAATGA
- a CDS encoding RidA family protein encodes MGKKIKVNCNQAPAAIGPYSQAIKVGNMVFTSGQIPFNAKGELVSNDVQEQTRQALENIKNILEEAGANMSQVVKCTVYIKNMDDFPKINEVYAEFFDEPYPARACVEVARLPKDVLVEIEAIAVID; translated from the coding sequence ATGGGTAAAAAAATTAAAGTCAACTGTAATCAAGCACCTGCAGCTATTGGTCCATATTCCCAGGCTATTAAGGTCGGTAATATGGTCTTTACCAGTGGTCAGATTCCATTTAACGCAAAGGGCGAACTGGTTAGTAATGATGTTCAGGAACAGACCCGTCAGGCTTTGGAGAATATAAAAAATATTCTTGAAGAAGCTGGTGCTAATATGTCTCAGGTTGTTAAATGTACTGTTTATATTAAAAATATGGATGATTTTCCTAAAATCAATGAAGTTTATGCCGAATTCTTCGATGAACCATATCCTGCACGGGCCTGTGTAGAAGTTGCCCGCTTACCTAAAGATGTATTAGTCGAGATTGAGGCCATTGCAGTTATAGATTAA
- a CDS encoding TldD/PmbA family protein has protein sequence MKGILRAGFTDEGYQDIRYEKLQIVGIEYQGQQLKDISISRKEGGHARGFYRGGWGHFSFNDLNQTKEAVQTAFNRAKVAGQYRKEIYQLAQAPVVEDKVRVTPKMDPRQISLEEKRELLNKYNQLVLNLKGIATTQVSYYEQASQKFFANNEGTYIDQEELICGLRMVIFARRGRDTQRTIVALGGSDDFSLLLDKEEEVLKAAEKALALLDAEPVNAGNYTVIMDPDAAGVFIHEAFGHLSEADGVADNDALRETMKLGRVFGKPILNVIDDGSLPGHPGSIVYDDDGVKAKKTYLIKNGILTGRLHSRETAGKMGEELSGNSRAKDFTFAPVVRMSNIYIDKGDTPFEEMIGSIKDGLYLVGAAGGQTSGNMFTLAVQYGYRIRDGKIAEMIRDIVVNCNLFETLANISAIGDDLKFSRSGGCGKAGQILIKSGKGAPHIKIDNITVGGK, from the coding sequence ATGAAGGGAATATTAAGGGCAGGTTTTACTGATGAAGGATACCAGGATATCCGCTATGAAAAGCTACAGATTGTTGGTATTGAATATCAGGGCCAGCAGTTGAAGGATATTTCTATCAGCAGAAAAGAAGGAGGACATGCCCGGGGATTTTACCGGGGCGGGTGGGGTCATTTTTCCTTTAATGATTTAAATCAGACTAAAGAGGCTGTACAGACTGCTTTTAATCGGGCCAAAGTGGCAGGTCAATATCGAAAGGAGATTTATCAACTGGCTCAGGCTCCTGTAGTAGAAGATAAGGTACGCGTTACTCCAAAAATGGATCCACGGCAAATTTCTTTAGAAGAGAAACGCGAACTATTAAATAAGTATAACCAATTGGTATTGAACCTTAAGGGAATTGCCACAACCCAGGTCAGTTATTATGAGCAGGCTAGCCAGAAATTTTTTGCAAATAATGAAGGAACTTATATTGATCAGGAAGAGTTGATCTGTGGTTTGAGAATGGTAATTTTTGCTAGAAGGGGTCGTGATACACAGAGGACTATTGTAGCCTTAGGTGGTAGTGATGATTTTAGTCTGCTTCTTGATAAAGAAGAAGAGGTTTTAAAGGCTGCTGAAAAAGCCCTGGCTCTTTTAGATGCCGAACCTGTAAATGCCGGAAACTACACAGTAATAATGGATCCGGATGCAGCAGGTGTCTTTATCCATGAAGCTTTCGGGCATCTAAGTGAAGCAGATGGTGTTGCTGATAATGATGCATTAAGAGAGACCATGAAACTGGGACGGGTCTTTGGTAAGCCGATCTTGAATGTTATTGATGATGGTAGTCTACCAGGCCATCCAGGCTCTATTGTGTATGATGATGATGGAGTAAAAGCTAAAAAGACTTATCTAATTAAAAATGGAATTTTGACGGGAAGACTTCATTCGCGGGAAACTGCTGGTAAGATGGGAGAGGAACTTTCAGGTAATAGTAGGGCAAAAGATTTTACTTTTGCTCCAGTAGTACGGATGTCCAATATTTATATTGACAAAGGTGATACCCCATTTGAAGAAATGATTGGTTCAATAAAAGATGGGCTTTATCTGGTTGGTGCTGCTGGCGGTCAGACTTCTGGAAATATGTTCACTTTGGCTGTTCAGTATGGTTATCGCATTCGTGATGGTAAAATTGCAGAGATGATACGGGATATTGTAGTCAACTGTAATCTTTTTGAGACTCTGGCTAATATCAGCGCTATTGGTGATGATCTTAAGTTTTCACGTTCAGGAGGATGTGGTAAGGCAGGGCAAATTTTAATTAAATCAGGAAAGGGTGCACCCCATATTAAAATTGATAACATTACCGTAGGAGGTAAGTAA